In a single window of the Gossypium hirsutum isolate 1008001.06 chromosome D02, Gossypium_hirsutum_v2.1, whole genome shotgun sequence genome:
- the LOC107927650 gene encoding uncharacterized N-acetyltransferase p20: MEVISVVQLDQTKAKDECLNLSLRPLQVSDVDDFMVWASDEKVTRFCTWEPYTNKEDGLNYIKNTVVPHPWFRAICVDDRPVGAISVSANSGNDKCRGELGYVLASKYWGKGIVTRAVKMVVDTIFVEWPHLERLEALVDVENVGSQRVLEKAGFQREGVLRKYFILKGRSRDMVMFSLLSTDYHS, from the coding sequence ATGGAAGTAATCTCTGTTGTTCAATTAGACCAAACCAAAGCCAAAGATGAATGTCTCAACTTATCTCTCCGACCATTACAAGTTTCAGATGTGGATGATTTCATGGTCTGGGCCAGTGATGAAAAAGTGACACGTTTTTGTACTTGGGAACCTTACACCAACAaagaagatggcttgaattacatAAAGAACACTGTTGTGCCTCACCCTTGGTTTAGAGCAATATGTGTTGACGATCGACCGGTTGGTGCTATTTCGGTGAGTGCAAATTCAGGCAATGATAAATGTAGGGGTGAACTTGGGTATGTTTTGGCATCCAAGTATTGGGGTAAAGGGATTGTAACGAGAGCTGTGAAAATGGTGGTTGATACCATATTTGTTGAATGGCCACATTTGGAGAGACTCGAGGCTTTGGTTGATGTTGAAAATGTGGGGTCTCAAAGGGTGCTTGAAAAAGCTGGGTTTCAAAGAGAAGGTGTTTTGAGGAAGTATTTTATACTGAAAGGGAGGTCAAGAGATATGGTTATGTTTAGTCTTCTTTCTACCGATTATCATAGTTAA